The sequence below is a genomic window from Deltaproteobacteria bacterium.
CCGTTTCTGCCGAGTTCGTCCCAATTGTAAGCGACGATGAAGTGCTCGATATCGAGGCTCATAAGAATCGTCGTTGCCTCGGGGGTGACATAGGAGCCCAATGTCGAAACAACGACCGGTTTGTCATGTTCCAGGAGCAGGTTGTAGAAGGTAAAATAATCAAAGATGCCCTCCACCAGAATGATTGTCCGGTATTGCCGGATATGCCGCGCTGCCTTTTCGATGCCGTAAAGCCAGGCTCTGTCGGAAAGGGGAACTTCTCTGCGCTGTTGTTTGAGCCAGCGAACGCCCCTGTCGCCCGGGTGTCTGCCGACCAATCCAGTCGCGAGAACATCTGAATCAAAAATAGGAAACACTATCCGTCCGGCTAAAACGTCGCCGTAATTTCTTGAAAACGGATATTTGCGTCTGAAATCGATCTGCCGAGAATAGTATCCATATTCCACGACGCTGTTGTCGTTCAGCAATCTGGCCAAGCCGGCTTCCGTGAAAACATTGAAGGTCCCGTTATCCTTTTCAAAGCGCCTCAGGAAGCCGTCTATCATCGCCCTGCCTCGGTACTGTTCATCACTGTAGGGCGGCGCGTAGCCGATGTTGAACTTTTCAACGGCGTCTTTTCCAACTCCGCGGCGGGCAAGATAATCCCAAATGTGCTTGAACCGGTTTTCATCGGAGATCAAAAGGTCATGGTAAAAGTCGGCGGCATCCTTCAAAGCGGCAACGATGGAGGCATCAAGTCTCTTTGGTTCCACAAAACCGGCGGTATCATCGGGCTCGGGTGTGTCATCAGGCTCGGGAATGGAGGGGCCGG
It includes:
- a CDS encoding CHC2 zinc finger domain-containing protein, whose product is MKTYQEIKPAATIDTIIHYAETLFGIRFTKVKMNRYSAPCPLHADTKDSFMVYVNKKSEVRFHCFGACQGDWGIYDLIMLRNKIRFKKAQQAWAAHLGEADLYFDTGAGPSIPEPDDTPEPDDTAGFVEPKRLDASIVAALKDAADFYHDLLISDENRFKHIWDYLARRGVGKDAVEKFNIGYAPPYSDEQYRGRAMIDGFLRRFEKDNGTFNVFTEAGLARLLNDNSVVEYGYYSRQIDFRRKYPFSRNYGDVLAGRIVFPIFDSDVLATGLVGRHPGDRGVRWLKQQRREVPLSDRAWLYGIEKAARHIRQYRTIILVEGIFDYFTFYNLLLEHDKPVVVSTLGSYVTPEATTILMSLDIEHFIVAYNWDELGRNGIERMAARSNGWVYYLGGPAKDQDPYDMLKPVVDNISGFSLLRKR